A single window of Onychostoma macrolepis isolate SWU-2019 chromosome 16, ASM1243209v1, whole genome shotgun sequence DNA harbors:
- the slc39a3 gene encoding zinc transporter ZIP3, whose amino-acid sequence MDSSGVSPGLLHIRLLTLVLMLCFSLLCGFSPVCVLRRATRFSSDPGSRQRVLSLASCLACGVFLASCLLELLPDYLNHMRDTFSRLHITLHFPLAEFILAMGFLLVFVVEQMLLAFREQTCEASLEKQALMDGEDRSRTVEDGRCHLGLRVFLLLFCVCVRAFLEGLSVGSQRERLLEECVTLLLYKGLLAFSLAVHLTHHALRRTLLSGALLLFSLACPAGIGIGAALALDGTESGAQEQLVRCAVEGLTAGIFLNISLLGSLRQESGSPRHRIHKVAFLLTGFALVTAVLFCKV is encoded by the exons ATGGACTCCTCAGGTGTTTCTCCTGGGCTTCTTCACATCAGGCTCCTCACACTGGTGCTGATGCTGTGCTTCAGTCTGCTGTGTGGATTcagtcctgtgtgtgtgttgagacGGGCGACACGCTTCAGCTCAGATCCAg GTTCTCGGCAGAGGGTTTTGAGTTTGGCGTCATGTTTGGCCTGCGGGGTTTTTCTGGCCTCCTGTCTTCTAGAGCTTCTTCCAGACTATCTCAACCACATGAGAGACACGTTCAGCCGCCTGCACATCACC CTGCACTTCCCGTTAGCCGAGTTCATCCTGGCCATGGGCTTCCTGCTGGTGTTTGTGGTGGAGCAGATGCTGCTGGCGTTCAGAGAGCAGACGTGCGAGGCGTCTCTGGAGAAGCAGGCGCTGATGGACGGTGAGGACCGCAGCAGGACCGTGGAGGACGGCCGGTGTCACCTGGGTCTGCGTGTGTTCCTGCTGCTCttctgcgtgtgtgtgcgtgcgttcCTGGAGGGTTTGAGCGTGGGCTCTCAGCGCGAGCGTCTGCTGGAGGAGTGTGTGACGCTGCTGCTCTATAAGGGCCTGCTGGCCTTCAGTCTGGCCGTGCATCTGACCCATCACGCTCTCCGCCGGACGCTGCTGTCCGGAGCGCTGCTGCTGTTCTCGCTGGCCTGTCCGGCCGGGATCGGGATCGGGGCGGCTCTGGCGCTGGACGGGACGGAGTCCGGTGCTCAGGAGCAGCTGGTGCGCTGCGCCGTCGAGGGTCTGACCGCCGGGATCTTCCTCAACATCAGCCTGCTGGGATCCCTGCGGCAGGAGTCCGGCTCTCCGAGGCATCGCATCCATAAAGTGGCTTTCCTGCTCACCGGCTTCGCTCTGGTCACTGCCGTACTCTTCTGCAAAGTCTGA